The following proteins come from a genomic window of Paenibacillus antri:
- a CDS encoding cytochrome-c oxidase — MGVRMLQIASFYFVVGVVMGMGMSMTDHHELSPVHVHLNLIGWVSMAIGGLVYCRFPAATGLLGKLHFWMHNIGVPLMMGGLTALIFGATGFLLFVPIGGVLIVLGTIAFFANVVRNVRAD, encoded by the coding sequence ATGGGAGTTCGCATGCTGCAAATCGCATCGTTTTACTTTGTCGTCGGCGTCGTCATGGGCATGGGGATGTCGATGACCGACCATCATGAACTAAGCCCCGTCCACGTGCATCTGAACTTGATCGGATGGGTGTCCATGGCGATCGGAGGGCTGGTCTATTGCCGGTTCCCGGCGGCGACAGGGTTGCTTGGGAAGCTGCACTTCTGGATGCATAACATCGGCGTGCCGCTGATGATGGGCGGATTGACCGCGTTAATCTTCGGCGCGACCGGGTTTCTGTTGTTCGTTCCGATCGGCGGCGTGCTGATCGTGCTCGGCACCATCGCGTTCTTCGCGAACGTCGTCCGTAACGTCCGCGCGGACTAG
- a CDS encoding cupin domain-containing protein: protein MSHRTLPRTIENPLVKDRVTFLTTAAESEGAYEYVKVELAPGGGNGLHYHRTYSERFEAVEGELHLEVDGLLRSLRPGESATAPPGTKHRFFNPGPDPIVFHTKIEPARCFEPMLRIAYGLARDGRVRPKSGIPRNALEMAVLFELGESYMNGVPIWLQKAVFGSLYAVARRRGVEERLLRTYCR, encoded by the coding sequence ATGAGCCATCGTACGTTACCGAGAACCATCGAGAATCCGCTCGTCAAGGATCGGGTCACCTTCCTGACGACGGCCGCCGAGTCCGAAGGCGCTTATGAATATGTCAAGGTGGAACTGGCTCCGGGGGGAGGCAACGGTCTTCATTATCATCGGACGTATTCGGAGCGTTTCGAGGCGGTGGAAGGCGAGCTCCATCTAGAGGTGGACGGCTTGCTGCGCAGCTTGCGTCCCGGGGAGAGCGCCACGGCGCCGCCGGGGACGAAACACCGATTTTTCAACCCGGGACCGGACCCGATCGTATTTCATACGAAGATCGAGCCGGCTAGATGCTTCGAGCCGATGCTGCGAATCGCTTACGGGCTTGCCCGGGACGGGAGAGTGCGCCCGAAGAGCGGCATCCCCCGCAATGCGCTCGAGATGGCCGTTCTTTTCGAGCTTGGAGAGTCGTATATGAACGGCGTTCCGATTTGGCTGCAGAAGGCGGTCTTCGGGTCGCTCTACGCTGTCGCGAGGCGGCGCGGCGTGGAAGAACGTCTGTTGCGGACCTACTGCAGGTAA